A genome region from Arachidicoccus soli includes the following:
- a CDS encoding PspC domain-containing protein has protein sequence MNKFRNFIEWRAFGVCAAIGAKLGIASSRIRLWFIYISFITMGSPLIIYMILAFWMNIKKYVFFAKRNPVKYL, from the coding sequence ATGAATAAGTTTAGAAATTTCATAGAATGGCGTGCTTTTGGCGTATGTGCAGCCATAGGTGCTAAATTGGGTATTGCAAGTTCGCGTATTCGTTTATGGTTCATTTATATCTCCTTTATCACGATGGGATCGCCATTGATTATTTATATGATACTGGCCTTTTGGATGAACATAAAAAAGTATGTTTTTTTTGCAAAACGCAATCCCGTAAAGTATTTATAG